One window of the Leptotrichia massiliensis genome contains the following:
- a CDS encoding efflux RND transporter periplasmic adaptor subunit encodes MRKKDEIIWIMPAIFIFIILFMIKFCTPKINQKYVIEKITRENLELFVDMKGTVVAHNITKIGLDVNLSVDDVYYKAGDFVKKGDVIVKFSDYQKNGLNEKRMLLVIKNRELRNLEKQKELGADVSQKIQELRGEISGLEIEIKDEMRNTRLVQRSVKSPFDAYIVKINAVKGGIANKNEPILILAKREDLKIVSESLKSEKVKNLNIGNVADITIFRRENKKIGEEKILEELIEMKNDKNEEILWDKDKTKENSDLFSEKKVIEAELFKINKIGDMSVFEFLPTLFKDLFLNEQVDIRVIYRKKENVLAVPKKAVIFKNQKNYIYLIDKNNLVKEKEVFIGMDNGEKIEIFGMDIGEGLEIIRNPDNKIENNVIVERRNIKDEEIEKKKKLERLEWENEKLGNRMDENEREIIRLKRK; translated from the coding sequence TTGAGAAAAAAAGATGAGATAATTTGGATAATGCCCGCAATTTTTATTTTTATTATTCTTTTTATGATAAAATTCTGTACTCCCAAAATTAATCAGAAATATGTTATTGAAAAAATAACACGTGAAAATCTTGAACTTTTTGTGGATATGAAAGGAACTGTTGTTGCACATAATATTACTAAAATTGGACTGGATGTGAATTTATCCGTTGATGATGTTTATTACAAGGCTGGAGATTTTGTAAAAAAGGGCGATGTAATAGTGAAATTTAGCGATTATCAGAAAAATGGATTGAATGAAAAACGTATGTTATTAGTGATTAAAAATCGGGAATTAAGAAATTTGGAAAAACAAAAGGAATTGGGAGCTGATGTTAGTCAGAAAATTCAGGAATTACGTGGAGAAATATCAGGATTGGAAATTGAAATTAAAGATGAAATGAGAAATACAAGATTGGTTCAGAGAAGTGTAAAAAGTCCATTTGATGCTTACATTGTGAAAATTAATGCAGTGAAAGGTGGAATTGCAAATAAAAATGAACCTATTTTGATTCTTGCCAAAAGAGAAGATTTGAAAATAGTTAGTGAAAGTTTGAAAAGTGAGAAAGTTAAAAATCTGAATATTGGAAATGTTGCTGACATTACTATTTTCAGGAGGGAAAATAAAAAAATTGGAGAAGAAAAAATACTTGAAGAATTAATTGAAATGAAAAATGATAAAAATGAGGAAATTTTGTGGGATAAAGATAAGACAAAAGAGAATTCGGATTTATTTTCTGAAAAAAAGGTTATTGAAGCAGAATTATTTAAAATTAATAAAATTGGGGATATGAGTGTGTTTGAGTTTTTGCCAACATTATTTAAGGATTTGTTTTTAAATGAGCAAGTAGATATTCGTGTGATTTATAGGAAAAAAGAGAATGTTCTGGCTGTTCCAAAAAAGGCTGTTATTTTTAAAAATCAAAAAAACTATATTTATTTGATTGATAAGAATAATTTGGTTAAAGAAAAGGAAGTGTTTATTGGGATGGATAATGGAGAGAAGATTGAAATTTTTGGAATGGATATTGGAGAAGGGTTGGAAATTATTAGAAATCCTGATAATAAGATTGAGAATAATGTGATTGTGGAACGAAGGAATATTAAGGATGAGGAAATTGAAAAGAAGAAAAAATTGGAAAGGTTAGAGTGGGAAAATGAAAAGCTGGGGAATAGAATGGATGAGAATGAGAGGGAGATTATCAGACTGAAGAGAAAATAA
- a CDS encoding serine/threonine protein kinase, which produces MDFLLKGTILNGKYKILNYVAKSDFSNIYMCEDRQGEKVIIKECYPSEIVMRNGKEVFTEKYKKDFEPLKECFWKEKCILEKFLKKSKRKKQRFVNDVVKLVDFFSENRTNYIVTEYFRGVTLKKYILENRIKNGKLRINHILEIFFKIAEVVCKIHKKGIIHCDLKPSNILIDIRGNIRIIDFGASLKKKEKVEFVKVSERYSPIEIYSEKVEIDERTDVYSLAALLYFMLCGVKVDGAINRFYKAEQEFDREVILGFEKIEKFKEVEEVIKKGLEFDRQKRFGSVREMIEKLRKIFMQS; this is translated from the coding sequence ATGGATTTTTTATTAAAGGGAACAATATTGAATGGGAAGTATAAAATTTTAAATTATGTAGCTAAAAGTGATTTTTCCAATATTTATATGTGTGAAGATAGACAAGGGGAAAAAGTAATTATTAAAGAATGTTATCCTTCGGAAATTGTTATGAGAAATGGCAAAGAGGTTTTTACGGAAAAGTATAAGAAAGATTTTGAACCGCTGAAAGAATGTTTTTGGAAAGAGAAATGTATTTTGGAGAAATTTTTGAAAAAATCTAAAAGGAAGAAACAGAGATTTGTGAATGATGTTGTTAAACTTGTGGATTTTTTTAGTGAAAATAGGACAAATTATATTGTTACTGAATATTTTCGTGGAGTTACCTTGAAAAAATATATTTTGGAAAATCGGATAAAAAATGGAAAATTGAGGATAAATCATATTTTGGAAATATTCTTTAAAATTGCAGAAGTAGTTTGTAAAATTCATAAAAAGGGAATTATTCATTGTGATTTGAAGCCTTCTAATATTTTGATTGATATTAGGGGAAATATTAGGATTATTGATTTTGGAGCGAGCTTAAAAAAGAAGGAAAAAGTTGAGTTTGTTAAGGTTTCGGAAAGATATTCGCCGATTGAGATTTATTCAGAAAAAGTAGAGATTGATGAAAGAACAGATGTTTATTCACTTGCGGCACTTTTATATTTTATGCTTTGTGGAGTGAAAGTGGATGGGGCGATTAATAGGTTTTATAAGGCTGAACAGGAGTTTGATAGAGAGGTTATTTTGGGATTTGAGAAGATTGAGAAATTTAAGGAAGTGGAAGAAGTTATAAAAAAGGGGCTAGAGTTTGATAGGCAGAAAAGGTTTGGAAGTGTTAGGGAAATGATTGAAAAATTGAGAAAAATTTTTATGCAAAGCTAA
- a CDS encoding FHA domain-containing protein, whose amino-acid sequence MLWGIRRSFTNWGNIFRRPLGRGSIYRLERLRSVARLGKNKENGKIDDEKNKISVDKGIKKYEKRKLNAKNQKSYKFLNIKNILIMTVLIFTFIFVHLSGYSTKSLYFSIFIYIGVTLYLLIVERFFEKVKVEEEIRNIKNEREREHNVFLERVKEIEDLEKKQIEHIFLKDSEDYDMKIWKIGRATSLLIGKQSPRNRVDIDVSEGIYSNLVSRAHGILNRVNGIWYYEDLGSQNGSGIERSLDKRKIKLKKNIPVKVESGDIIYLATTKILLK is encoded by the coding sequence ATGTTGTGGGGAATTAGAAGAAGTTTTACAAATTGGGGAAATATTTTTAGGCGTCCGCTTGGGCGTGGGAGCATTTACAGGCTGGAAAGGCTTAGGAGCGTGGCACGGCTTGGAAAAAATAAAGAAAATGGAAAAATTGACGATGAAAAAAATAAAATTAGTGTGGATAAGGGAATTAAAAAATATGAAAAACGTAAATTGAATGCAAAAAATCAAAAAAGTTACAAATTTTTAAATATAAAAAATATTTTAATAATGACAGTTTTAATATTTACATTCATTTTTGTACACCTTTCAGGTTATTCTACAAAAAGTCTTTATTTTTCAATTTTTATTTATATTGGAGTTACACTTTACCTTCTTATTGTGGAAAGATTCTTTGAAAAGGTGAAAGTTGAGGAGGAAATCAGAAATATAAAAAATGAGAGGGAAAGAGAGCATAATGTGTTTTTAGAGAGAGTAAAGGAAATAGAGGATTTGGAGAAAAAGCAGATTGAGCATATATTTTTGAAGGATTCAGAAGATTATGATATGAAAATTTGGAAAATCGGGAGGGCAACATCGCTTCTCATTGGGAAGCAATCGCCAAGAAACAGAGTGGATATAGATGTAAGTGAAGGAATTTACTCAAATTTAGTCAGCAGGGCTCATGGAATCTTAAATCGTGTCAATGGAATCTGGTATTATGAGGATTTAGGCTCACAAAATGGAAGCGGAATTGAAAGAAGTTTAGATAAAAGGAAAATAAAACTGAAAAAAAATATACCAGTAAAAGTAGAATCAGGAGACATAATTTATTTAGCGACTACAAAAATATTATTAAAATAA
- a CDS encoding spherulation-specific family 4 protein yields the protein MKKKLKNNSFLIPSFLAGVTGLSYEKTVHSSNIDSSIQTSNFNNLKNKTISSVESNFNFSKNDEIFDIIKNNLKNENEFKVDFGYTGDIHKSKVTNTYSSNHDFLSTPDSENYEYETTIPYVIINPDNGPSDKADYNYVVQIKKNKELGIKNLGYVTTNEYTKSIKQVYSEIDKYIQFYGSDNISGIFFDEISSGKNPLEVKYMAQLYNYVKTKYPDSMVVANPGVSITDEMSNYSDLWLTSEVSADTYINYWTPRSYNFESNPENADRIVHVIHSATPDQYKTLLKLSKERNAGFLMITTNMPNIPYDDLPQNVENLILSINNSTSHVLSNTNNNLEKKLTSAIETIKLSQNTAENVEINSVSFKLRIPKKYNITGNLYLSSLDLWNLLNNHYKNYSKNKFDNNFDFGFNIFDEFLSDISHNIMDKFGNFKINLRKKWNT from the coding sequence ATGAAGAAAAAATTAAAAAATAACAGTTTTTTAATTCCATCTTTCTTAGCGGGTGTAACAGGATTAAGTTATGAAAAAACTGTACATTCCTCAAATATTGATTCGTCAATACAAACTTCTAATTTTAATAATTTAAAAAATAAAACCATATCAAGTGTAGAAAGTAATTTTAATTTTTCTAAAAATGATGAAATTTTTGATATTATAAAAAATAATTTAAAAAATGAAAATGAATTTAAAGTTGATTTTGGCTATACTGGTGATATTCATAAAAGTAAAGTTACAAATACTTATTCTTCTAATCATGATTTCCTTAGTACACCAGACTCTGAAAATTATGAATATGAAACAACAATTCCTTACGTTATAATCAATCCCGACAACGGGCCATCTGACAAGGCTGATTATAACTATGTTGTTCAAATCAAAAAAAATAAAGAACTGGGAATCAAAAATCTCGGATACGTAACTACAAACGAATATACTAAAAGCATAAAGCAAGTGTATTCTGAAATTGACAAATATATACAATTTTATGGTTCTGATAATATTTCAGGAATTTTCTTTGATGAAATATCATCTGGAAAAAACCCTCTAGAGGTCAAATATATGGCACAATTATACAATTATGTCAAAACAAAGTATCCTGATTCAATGGTTGTTGCAAATCCTGGCGTAAGTATTACAGATGAAATGTCAAATTATTCTGATTTATGGCTAACAAGCGAAGTATCGGCAGATACTTACATCAACTACTGGACTCCTAGAAGTTACAATTTTGAAAGTAATCCTGAAAATGCAGATCGTATTGTTCATGTCATTCATTCTGCAACCCCAGATCAGTACAAAACTCTTTTAAAACTCTCAAAAGAACGCAATGCAGGATTTCTAATGATAACAACAAATATGCCAAATATCCCTTATGATGACTTACCACAAAATGTTGAAAATTTAATATTATCAATAAATAACTCAACATCACACGTTCTTTCAAATACTAATAATAATTTGGAAAAAAAATTAACTTCTGCAATTGAAACAATCAAATTATCACAAAATACAGCAGAAAATGTTGAAATTAATTCCGTTTCTTTCAAGTTAAGAATACCTAAAAAATATAATATTACTGGAAACTTATATCTTTCAAGTCTTGACTTATGGAATCTTTTAAATAATCATTACAAAAATTATTCAAAAAATAAATTTGACAATAATTTTGATTTTGGATTTAATATTTTTGATGAATTTTTAAGCGATATTTCGCACAATATAATGGATAAATTTGGAAATTTTAAAATTAATCTAAGAAAAAAATGGAATACATAA
- a CDS encoding acetate and sugar kinases/Hsc70/actin family protein — MRLFYEEELRRKSYYEMYQIAIEEHLVNVHVETPTREELISLLMKYRGVKENYCIDKFNKNGLVNVQELFDNKLGERIHHENKIRVPHKIILYKELNLMREDNYKIEIPENVSSANVFLINANNYLCGIFQLEKDLNSRNKYFLISKKEFFRVETLRNNKFSFLFFKENDLKFIHKFYNLKENEMTPLYPYQMDYYKVEIENFVVKNLETTNTPLCIDFGTVNTALGAYLDKNYVKDLPTNDILNGNVVIDAINYVKFDDGERRYREIFPTLVYVDDCSDANKIKYSFGYDVVRKLERNDYIVNGSIFYSLKRWVHEHNKLEKINDEFGNILYVKRKDIIKAYLKYVVNRAEYMFKCKFKKIHASSPVKLKEQFLAMFQEIFMMENKFNKNQNSEITEKNIISSEKNYEYEIIRENAMDEAIAVLYNTIEIQIRKGKYKENEEYSALIIDCGGGTTDLAACKYVISKDKISYYLDIRTSFENGDENFGGNDLTYRIVQFLKIVLGTRYSENRVVSINDLIKYDNDMIYKVIDESGVEKIFENMNLEYEKYENVIPTKYSQFENKMSEEYQKIRNNFYMLWEAAENLKKEFFTSDGRLRTRFDVPKNYEKRNDIHITQLKSWKIHTYENGIFTTITDYPRHIFTIKEIEKIVKADIYGMLRKFLNTYYKEGLLFEYSLIKLSGQSTKISTFQEVLKEFVPGKMIEYKELSHRDDYELKLNCLDGAIKYLDYKRFGHIDVEIVNEVPLVPYSVWVEKYDGEKVEMIQTSRKADILIGQIDKKISAEELKIYVYTAEGELKKEMIYKNEDNYEEMDAQEILAEFINIISQNDTDTIQNSTVRFFVYTDLNNWGFFVVPIQRKSDQLYLGRKEYFPYEDNLSENSYFDGNH; from the coding sequence ATGAGATTATTTTATGAAGAGGAATTGCGAAGAAAATCTTATTATGAGATGTATCAGATTGCAATTGAGGAACATTTGGTAAATGTACATGTGGAAACGCCCACGAGAGAGGAGCTTATCTCGCTTTTAATGAAATATAGGGGAGTCAAGGAAAATTACTGTATTGACAAGTTTAATAAAAATGGGCTTGTGAATGTTCAGGAACTTTTTGATAATAAACTTGGTGAGAGGATTCATCATGAGAATAAAATACGGGTGCCGCACAAGATTATTTTGTATAAGGAACTTAATTTGATGAGGGAAGACAATTATAAAATTGAGATTCCTGAAAATGTGAGCAGTGCAAATGTTTTTCTTATAAATGCAAATAATTACTTGTGTGGGATTTTCCAGCTGGAAAAGGATTTGAATAGCAGGAATAAGTATTTTTTAATTAGTAAAAAGGAATTTTTTAGAGTCGAAACGCTGAGAAATAATAAATTTTCATTTTTGTTCTTTAAAGAAAATGACTTGAAATTTATTCATAAGTTTTATAATTTGAAGGAAAATGAAATGACACCGCTTTATCCATATCAGATGGACTATTATAAAGTTGAAATTGAAAATTTTGTTGTGAAAAATCTGGAAACTACGAATACACCGCTTTGTATTGATTTTGGAACGGTAAATACGGCTCTTGGGGCATATCTGGATAAAAATTATGTGAAAGATTTGCCTACTAATGATATTTTGAATGGAAATGTCGTGATAGATGCGATAAATTATGTGAAATTTGATGATGGAGAGAGACGTTACCGTGAGATTTTTCCAACATTAGTTTATGTTGATGATTGCAGCGATGCTAACAAAATTAAGTATTCATTTGGTTACGATGTGGTAAGAAAGTTAGAGAGAAATGACTATATTGTCAATGGCTCAATTTTTTACAGCTTGAAAAGGTGGGTGCATGAACATAATAAACTTGAGAAAATTAATGATGAGTTTGGAAATATTCTATATGTAAAAAGAAAGGATATAATAAAGGCGTACTTAAAATATGTTGTGAATCGTGCTGAATATATGTTTAAATGCAAATTTAAAAAAATTCACGCTTCCAGCCCTGTAAAATTGAAGGAGCAGTTTTTGGCGATGTTTCAGGAAATTTTTATGATGGAAAATAAATTTAATAAAAATCAGAATTCTGAAATTACTGAAAAAAATATAATTTCAAGCGAGAAAAATTATGAATATGAGATTATTCGTGAAAATGCGATGGATGAAGCGATTGCAGTGTTGTATAATACAATTGAGATACAGATAAGGAAGGGGAAATATAAGGAGAACGAAGAATACAGTGCATTAATTATTGACTGTGGTGGTGGGACGACGGATTTGGCGGCTTGTAAATATGTGATTAGTAAGGACAAAATTTCATATTATCTGGATATAAGAACAAGTTTTGAAAATGGGGATGAGAATTTTGGTGGAAATGACTTGACTTACAGAATTGTACAGTTTTTGAAAATTGTGCTTGGGACAAGATATTCTGAAAATAGGGTTGTTTCTATTAATGATTTGATAAAATATGACAATGATATGATTTACAAGGTAATCGATGAGAGCGGTGTTGAGAAAATTTTTGAAAATATGAATTTGGAATATGAAAAGTATGAAAATGTAATCCCTACAAAATATTCACAGTTTGAGAATAAAATGAGTGAGGAGTATCAGAAAATACGCAATAATTTTTATATGCTTTGGGAAGCAGCTGAAAATCTTAAAAAGGAATTTTTTACATCCGATGGAAGACTGCGGACACGTTTTGATGTGCCTAAAAATTATGAAAAACGGAATGATATTCATATAACGCAGTTAAAAAGCTGGAAAATTCATACTTATGAAAATGGAATATTTACCACAATAACAGATTACCCAAGACATATTTTTACGATAAAGGAAATTGAAAAAATCGTAAAAGCTGATATTTACGGAATGCTCAGAAAATTTTTGAATACATATTACAAGGAAGGGCTGCTTTTTGAATATTCATTGATAAAATTAAGTGGACAGTCAACAAAAATCAGTACATTTCAGGAAGTACTAAAGGAATTTGTGCCGGGAAAGATGATTGAATACAAGGAGCTGAGCCATCGTGATGATTACGAGCTAAAACTGAACTGTCTGGATGGAGCTATAAAATATCTGGATTATAAGCGTTTTGGACATATAGATGTGGAAATTGTGAATGAAGTTCCGCTTGTACCATATTCTGTGTGGGTGGAAAAATACGATGGGGAAAAAGTGGAAATGATACAAACTTCACGAAAGGCTGATATTCTAATTGGACAAATTGATAAAAAGATTTCTGCTGAAGAACTAAAAATTTATGTTTATACTGCAGAAGGCGAATTGAAAAAAGAGATGATTTATAAAAATGAGGATAATTATGAAGAAATGGACGCACAGGAAATTTTGGCTGAATTTATAAATATAATTTCTCAAAATGATACCGATACAATTCAAAACAGCACAGTAAGATTTTTTGTTTACACCGATTTGAACAACTGGGGATTTTTTGTCGTTCCAATCCAAAGGAAATCGGATCAGCTTTATCTTGGACGAAAGGAATATTTCCCTTATGAAGATAATTTAAGTGAAAATTCCTATTTTGATGGAAACCACTAA
- a CDS encoding DnaJ domain-containing protein yields MDYYKILEVSENADILKIKKQYRKLAMKYHPDRNAGDERAAKKFREITEAYEVLSNGEKRKEYDYKRENENNHTKKKNDKENFKNKYSENNFSFGKEFFKSAAEMKGMFENSFGLDKMIKNKAKNEKESLKSRFESFFDMKEKK; encoded by the coding sequence ATGGATTATTATAAAATACTGGAAGTGTCTGAAAATGCAGATATTTTGAAAATAAAAAAGCAATATAGAAAATTGGCAATGAAATATCATCCCGATAGAAACGCAGGAGATGAAAGGGCTGCAAAAAAATTTCGAGAAATAACAGAGGCTTATGAAGTACTTTCAAATGGGGAAAAACGGAAAGAGTATGATTATAAAAGAGAAAATGAGAATAATCATACAAAAAAGAAAAATGATAAGGAAAATTTTAAAAATAAATATTCTGAAAATAATTTTAGTTTTGGAAAAGAATTTTTTAAAAGTGCGGCCGAAATGAAAGGAATGTTTGAAAATAGTTTTGGGCTAGATAAAATGATAAAGAATAAAGCAAAAAATGAGAAGGAAAGTTTGAAAAGCAGGTTTGAGAGTTTTTTTGATATGAAAGAGAAAAAGTAA
- a CDS encoding PP2C family protein-serine/threonine phosphatase, protein MRKDEAKFITEFLSEAGTKVENNDYFGYVLLDNYAIWAVADGFDEEEGAKVAARIAVESAIEYFMLRPRFNYDVIKEMMDYANLKVKEKQEETQKYSLMHTSLLIIISNYNSILYGNIGNTRFYHIRGGYIISQSRDDTIAQLLVDEEALNISDMRFHRQRNDLLQAIGDFGKIKPNIIKKPVELIEKDVFCLTTVGFWENIDEHDMENDLSRFEDKKQWLNSLEKRILASLRDNIENYTIAQVEVGAVASPEPMEKDKRKLIKKIILVMLIIVVIILFVIIWNVKRRNGILQAATQYEKLADEEILKKNFNNSIDNLKLEIGEYEKLKPKSKGIIGFLTNAEKKRADASKKIDEINKKIGETEKIKKAFSDISEGNEIFNSGNYDEANVKYQQAKYNLNDNSYKRDELNTEEILTTLDSRINSTVKLKEAKALEVAGDTAVNEGSYNLAKVSYKNAADMYLANGRADYVSQVEKKLEEITDKEKTAYNGAMLAENKGDSLAQSNINSSKEAYYQARQMYQTLGDTVKVGEIDNKIQELNSQQNADLQTANNLVQEGLSQITANNPAQAINILTQAKNIYQKMKDTNNANAVDKYISQAQEFIKFESQNAEKLKTQEMEYSERLRQQEIQMEQQLQIKEAEIKAQQEELERDRQRREEITRKMENASILEMQADQLAINERFEESISKYEETKKLLEEVNADGNFGNQMSKIEDLNKKIEKNEGYLLKRKAEDDFKNKKWKEAVEKFTQAKEKLEKSGTKQNEIAEIQKKLKKAEKKANKKWWQFWKIF, encoded by the coding sequence ATGAGGAAAGATGAGGCAAAATTTATTACGGAATTTTTGAGCGAGGCTGGGACGAAGGTTGAAAATAACGATTATTTTGGGTATGTTTTGCTGGATAATTATGCGATTTGGGCTGTGGCAGATGGATTTGATGAGGAAGAAGGGGCAAAAGTTGCGGCAAGGATTGCTGTGGAATCTGCTATTGAATATTTTATGCTACGTCCACGATTTAACTATGATGTAATAAAGGAAATGATGGATTATGCCAATCTGAAAGTTAAGGAAAAACAGGAAGAAACTCAGAAATATTCTCTTATGCACACTTCTCTTTTAATCATTATAAGTAATTATAATTCAATTTTATATGGAAATATCGGAAATACAAGGTTTTATCATATTAGAGGAGGATATATCATTTCTCAAAGTAGAGATGACACGATAGCACAGCTTTTGGTGGACGAAGAGGCATTGAATATATCGGATATGAGATTTCACAGGCAAAGAAATGATTTGCTGCAGGCAATTGGGGATTTTGGGAAAATTAAGCCAAATATTATAAAAAAACCTGTAGAACTTATAGAAAAGGATGTTTTTTGCTTGACGACTGTAGGATTCTGGGAAAATATTGATGAGCATGATATGGAAAATGATTTATCCAGATTTGAGGATAAGAAGCAATGGTTAAATTCATTGGAAAAACGGATACTTGCTTCGCTTAGGGATAATATTGAAAATTATACGATTGCACAGGTAGAAGTAGGTGCTGTAGCAAGTCCAGAGCCGATGGAAAAGGATAAAAGGAAACTTATTAAAAAAATAATACTTGTAATGCTAATTATTGTTGTAATTATTTTGTTTGTTATAATTTGGAATGTAAAAAGGCGAAATGGTATTCTGCAGGCGGCAACACAGTATGAAAAATTGGCGGATGAGGAGATCTTAAAGAAAAATTTTAATAATTCAATTGATAATTTGAAGCTTGAAATCGGAGAGTATGAAAAATTAAAGCCAAAAAGCAAGGGTATAATAGGATTTCTTACGAATGCTGAGAAAAAGAGAGCTGATGCAAGTAAGAAAATTGATGAGATAAATAAGAAAATTGGAGAAACTGAGAAGATTAAAAAGGCATTTTCGGATATTAGTGAGGGAAATGAGATATTTAACAGCGGAAATTATGACGAGGCGAACGTAAAGTATCAGCAGGCTAAGTATAACCTAAATGACAACAGTTATAAACGGGATGAACTGAATACGGAAGAGATTTTAACTACATTGGATTCACGGATAAATTCAACCGTGAAATTAAAGGAAGCTAAGGCTTTAGAGGTCGCTGGAGATACGGCGGTTAATGAAGGAAGCTACAATTTGGCAAAAGTTAGCTATAAAAATGCGGCTGATATGTATTTGGCAAATGGAAGGGCAGATTATGTTTCGCAAGTTGAGAAAAAGCTGGAGGAAATAACGGATAAAGAAAAAACAGCGTATAATGGGGCAATGCTTGCTGAAAATAAAGGGGATTCGCTGGCACAAAGCAATATTAATTCTTCAAAAGAAGCCTATTATCAGGCACGACAGATGTACCAGACGCTTGGAGATACTGTGAAAGTGGGAGAAATTGACAATAAGATACAGGAACTTAATTCCCAGCAAAACGCTGATTTACAGACTGCCAATAATCTCGTTCAGGAAGGACTTTCGCAAATAACTGCCAATAATCCAGCACAAGCAATAAATATTCTAACACAGGCTAAAAATATTTATCAGAAGATGAAAGATACAAATAATGCAAATGCCGTCGACAAATACATAAGCCAGGCACAGGAATTTATTAAATTTGAGAGCCAGAATGCTGAAAAGTTGAAAACACAGGAAATGGAATATTCGGAAAGGTTAAGGCAGCAGGAAATCCAGATGGAGCAGCAACTGCAGATAAAAGAAGCTGAAATCAAGGCACAGCAGGAAGAACTGGAGCGAGATCGGCAAAGACGTGAAGAAATAACAAGGAAAATGGAAAATGCGTCAATTCTGGAAATGCAGGCTGATCAGCTGGCTATAAATGAAAGATTTGAAGAAAGTATTTCAAAATATGAGGAAACGAAGAAACTTTTGGAAGAGGTAAATGCAGATGGAAATTTTGGAAATCAGATGTCTAAAATTGAGGATTTGAATAAAAAAATTGAAAAAAATGAGGGATATTTATTAAAGAGAAAAGCAGAAGATGATTTTAAGAATAAAAAATGGAAAGAAGCTGTGGAAAAATTTACGCAGGCGAAGGAAAAGCTGGAAAAAAGCGGTACAAAACAAAATGAAATAGCTGAAATTCAGAAAAAGCTTAAAAAGGCAGAGAAAAAGGCAAATAAAAAATGGTGGCAGTTTTGGAAGATTTTTTAA
- a CDS encoding FHA domain-containing protein has product MKLDRCKNGHIYDVSRYSLCPYCKSEGLETENLDDKINLVEEMKDEDRTTAYWSKDSTVDPVVGWLTCIEGHDKGKDYRIVSERNFVGRGENMDIQILGDTMISRKNHCSISYNPKQRKFMLTPGDSNGLIYLNGEAVYNTLELRAYSVVEMGESKFVFVNLCGDYFDWEKEKSREESVKRKYENLNDEKIVKNTNFQNKNNDIEVKIEEYEQI; this is encoded by the coding sequence ATGAAATTGGATAGATGTAAAAATGGGCATATATACGATGTTTCAAGATACAGCTTATGTCCTTATTGCAAATCAGAAGGGCTGGAAACGGAAAATCTGGATGACAAAATTAATCTGGTTGAAGAAATGAAGGATGAAGACAGAACAACAGCCTACTGGTCTAAAGACAGCACTGTAGATCCTGTCGTGGGTTGGCTTACGTGCATTGAGGGGCATGATAAGGGAAAAGACTACAGGATTGTGAGCGAACGTAACTTTGTTGGGCGTGGAGAAAATATGGATATACAAATTTTAGGAGACACTATGATTTCTAGAAAAAACCATTGTTCAATAAGCTATAATCCCAAACAGCGAAAATTTATGCTAACTCCTGGGGATTCCAACGGACTTATTTATCTAAATGGAGAAGCAGTCTACAACACATTAGAATTACGGGCATATTCAGTAGTGGAAATGGGGGAAAGCAAGTTTGTATTTGTGAATTTGTGCGGAGATTATTTTGACTGGGAAAAGGAAAAATCGAGAGAGGAAAGCGTGAAAAGAAAATATGAAAATTTAAATGATGAAAAAATTGTGAAAAATACAAATTTTCAGAATAAAAATAATGATATAGAAGTAAAAATCGAAGAGTACGAACAGATTTAA